The Alicyclobacillus macrosporangiidus CPP55 genome segment GATCGGCGTGAAGAATGCGATCCCGAAGGGTCCGAGATTGCTCACCGTAAAGGTGCCACCAGACATCTGGGCGAAGGTCAGCCGTCCGGATCGGGCTGCCTCCACCAAGGTCTCCGCCGTCTCCTGCAGGCCGGATAGGGAATGCTGGTCTGCCTCGCGGATCACCGGTACGACCAGCCCAGCGGGGGTATCCACCGCCATCCCCAGGTGGATCTGCGCATGGCGTACGATCCCCGCCTCGCTCCACGACACGTTGACATCCGGGTGCTCCCGTAGAGCCAGCACTGCCGCGCGCATCACCCACGTGTTCCACCCGATGCCGGGGGCCAGTCGATCCCGCTGGCCGGCGAGATCCGTCACATCCGCCCAAGCGGTCAATGTGAGCTGGGCCGACTGTTGCAGGCTCTCTGTCATGCGCCGCGCGATGGTCCGGCGTGTGGGCGTCAGGGGCAGGACCGTATCTCCGGCAACCATCCCGGTGGACCTGTCGGGCCCATCGCCCGACTCCGCCGCCCGGCGCACGTCCTCTTCCGTGATGCGGCCGTTCGGGCCGGTGCCTTGGATGGCGGCGAGATCGACCCCGAGTTCCGCAGCCAGTCGCCGCATGCGCGGCGGCGCCTGAACGAAGGAGCCGGGAGACGAAGGAGCAGCCGCGGCAGGGCTCACCGCACCGGTGCCCAGCGCAGTGGAGCCCCCCGAATCTGTGCCCGTAGGCATGTCCACCGTGTTGGCCGCACCTGCGGGCACACGATCCGCTCCTCCCCGCTCGGCCGCGCCTGCGTCGATATACGCCAGCACCGCCCCCACCGGGGCCGCCTCCCCGCGTCGCACGCGGATGTCCCGGACGAAGCCAGACGCAGGAGCGGGCACGTCATAGGTGGCTTTCTCCGTCTGCACCTCCAGCAGCGCCTCGCCCTCGTCGATCCACTCGCCCTCCGACTTGTACCAAAACACCACCAGGCTTTCCAGCGGTTCGTCGGTGGTCTGAGGCATCCGCACTTCCTTCATGTGGTCTCCTCCTTGTCCCCCGCGCGTCTCTTGCGTGCCTGCCTGCGACGCCGGCGCGCGTGTTCGATCGCACTTCCCCGCGGAGTGCCTGCACAGACCCGCCCGATCAGCGCGCGACGAGCTGCTTGGCCGCCTCGTAGACCTTGCCCGCATTCGGCAGCACGAATTGTTCCAGCGGCCGGCTGTACGGGATCGGCACGTCCGGCACGGCCAAGCGGCGAATCGGCGCATCCAAATCGTAGAGCGCCTCCTCCGCCACCACCGCCGCCACCTCGGCGGTCATCCCATAGGAGAGGTAATCCTCATCCACCACCAAGAGGCGGTGCGTCTTGCGCACCGATTCGAGGATAGTGGTTTTGTCGAGGGGCGCGAGGGATCGCAGGTCAATGACCTCCGCCTCAACGCCGTCTGTCGCCAGCCGCTCCGCCGCCGCCAATGCCGCGTGGGTCATCATCTGGATGCCGACGATGGTCACGTCGCTGCCCTCCCGGACCACCTTGGCCTTGTCCAGAGGGACCGTGTATGGTTCCTCCGGCACCGGACCGATGGCGGCGTCCAGCGGATCCATCCAACCCAATCCCTGCAGGGCCTTGTGGAACATGAACAGCACCGGATTGTCGTCACGGATGGCGGAGATCATCATGCCCTTGAGATCGTACGGAGTGGAAGGAGCGACCACCTTGAGGCCCGGGACGTGGGCGAAGGTGGCGTACAGGGTCTGCGAGTGCTGCGCCGCGTCGTTGTAGCCCCCGCCGACGGCAGTCATCAGCACCATCGGCAGCTTGACCGAGCCGCCCGACATGTAGTGGATCTTCGCCATGTGGTTGTAGATCTGATCCATGCACACGCCGAAGAAATCGACGAACATCAACTCGACGACGGGCCGCATGCCCTCCGCCGCGGCCCCGATGGCCGCGCCGATGAATCCCGTCTCCGAGATGGGCGTATCGCGCACCCGCTCCGGCCCGAAGCGTTCAAACAACCCTTCCGTCGATCCGAAGATGCCCCCGTAAACCCCGACGTCCTCCCCCATCACGAACACGTTCGGATCCCGCTCCATCTCCTGCCGGATGGCTTCCGCCATGGCCTTGTTTCCGGTCAGCATCCGCTTCGTCCCGATGCTCATCCCATTCCTCTCCTCTCCCCGGATTGCCGTCACTGCGCCAACTGCACGTCAGCCGGCGCGGGCTCGAACAGGTCCTCCAGCGCCGCCTCCGGCCGCGGATACGCGCTCTCGCGCGCGAACTGGTACGCGTCCTCGACCGCCGCGCGAGCCCGGGCCTCCAGGTCCGCCAAGTCCGCCTCCGACACCAGGCCCTGCTGAAGCAGGTGTTGGCGCAGGCGGAGGATCGGATCGCGATCCCGCAGGGCAGGCACCTCTCCTTTGTCCCGGTAGACCTCCGGATCGCCCTGGAAATGGCCCAGGTACCGGTACGTCTCGATCTCGACGAGACTCGGTCCCTCGCCACGCCGCGCCCGCGCCACGGCTTCCCCGGCGGCCTCATAGGTGGCGAGCACGTCGTTGTCTTTGACGAAGACCGCCGGGATTCCGTAAGCGCTTCCACGGTCGGCGTTCGACGCCACCGCGGTGGACGCCTCCTTCGGAACGGAGATGCCGTAGCGGTTGTCCTCGATCACCACCACGACAGGCAACTTCCAGAGGGCGGCCAGGTTGAGGGCTTCGTGGAAGGCGCCGGCGTTGGCCGCGCCCTCGCCGATGAACGCCACGGCCACGGCGTCCTTGCCCTGCATCTTCGCCGCCAGGGCGGCCCCGACCGCGTGCGGCACCCCGGCCGCGATGATGCCACCGCAGGAGAATTTGACGGCGGGATCGAACAGGTGCATGTGCCCGCCCTTGCCTTTCCCCAGGCCCGTCTCCTTGCCGAAGATCTCCGCCGTCATGCGGCGCAGATCCACCCCTTTGGCGATGGCGTGGTGGTGGGGCCGGTGCGGCGCGGTGACCGTGTCATCCGGCCGCAGGTGGGCGCACACCCCGGCCGCCACCGGCTCCTGCCCGGCGGCCAGATGCATCTCGCCCGGCACCGGGCCGGCCCCGATGTTGAACACGGGCGTTTTGCCCTCCGCGTACACGCTCACCATCGTCTCCTCGTAGATGCGAATTTTGACCATCGTCTCGTACATCCACTTCAACTTTTCCACGGGAATGGCCATCGCGGGACCTCCTTCCGATATGGACAGATGGACGACAAGGGCAGCATAGATCAAGTAGATTGAAAAGTCTGTCGATTGTTGTCACACGGCACTCAAAAATTGCGTTGACCCCCGGGAGCCTGTGCAAAAGCCGCAAGTGAGTCCCGCGGGGTGAACGTCTCTCCCAAGCAGTGGTATCTTTTCTCATGGGGGGGTCTCCTTGACCGGGAACATCCGCTGCAGAGAACCGATCATCATGTGCGCCGCGCTCATCCGGGGACTGGCCGCTGGGGCCATGGTCGGGGCGATGGTGGGTACGGCGTCCAGCGCCTTTCTTCTGACGCTGTCGTGGTCCATCGCACAGGTGGCCGCGCTTCCCCCTTGGATGCGCCCGCCCCTTCTGCCGGTGGCCGGGCTGGTCAATGGCGTGTTACTCTACTACGGCTACCGGCGCGGCGCCGCGCCAGGGGATGACGTGGTGGCAGCGGTCCACCAGCGGTCCGGTTGGATGCCATTGCACACCGTACTCATCAAGCCCGTTGCGGCGATCGTCACCCTGGCCTGCGGTGGTTCCGCCGGCCGCGAGGGGCCCTGCGTGCACATCGCGGCCACCCTGGCCTCAGCGCTGGCGCAGGCATTGCGTTTGGATTCCGAGAGATGCCGCCAGCTTGTCCGGTGCGCCGTGGGCGCGGCTTTCACCAGCGTCTTTGGGACACCGGTGGCGGGCGCGGTCTACGGGACGGAGATGATGACCATGGGGCAGCTGCAGTACGACGCCCTCTTCCCGACCCTAGTGGCCAGCGTGACGTCGTATCAGGTGAGCCGTTCCCTGGGGATATCATATACGGCCCACCCCATCCTCACCGGGATGGGTCTGCACGGGGACCTGTGGGCCGAGGGGATCGTCTTCGGCCTGTTGTGCGGCCTCATTGCGTGGCTTTTTATCACGTCCTGCGAATCTATGTCCACAGCCTTCCTGCGGTTGCAACGCCTGTGGTCTCTCTGGCCTCCCGTCCTGCCGCTGGCGGGCGGGGCACTCCTCGCATTGCTCAGCCTGGTATTGCCCAACGACGCGCTCGGGTTGAGCCTTCCATTGATGGATCGGGCGCTGCAAGGGGACGTGGTGGGATCCCTGGATTTCTTCTGGAAACTGCTGTTCGTGTCAATCACGCTGGGTTCCGGATTCTACGGCGGGATCGCCACACCCCAATTGGTCATCGGCGCCGCGGTCGGTGACACCTTGGGGCACCTGTTTCATATCAGTCCTGCGCTCGGTGCGGCGATGGGGGCGATGGCGGTCCTCGCGTCCGCGTCAAACACCCCGCTCACCGCGATCGCCATGGGATTCGAATGGTTCGGGGCCCCTGCTGGCGTGTACACGTGCACCGCAGCGCTGGCCGCTTATCTCGTGGTGGGTCATCGAAGCGTGTACGGGAACCAGGTGGTGGCGGGATCGAAATCACGGTGGCTGGCGGTCCAGCCGGGCGTACCGGTGAACCAGCAGCAGGTTCGAATGACCGGGCGGGGAGCCAAAGCAGGGTTTCGGCTCGACCCTGATCAGGAAGCTCAGGATATCTCCTGTACATGATGGCGCGGACACCGCAGGGATGGTAGAGTAATAGTGTCACGAAGGAGCCATGCGAACGGATGCCGGCGTGCGCCATTCCGGTCAAAGAGGGGGGTGAGTACGCACGATGGATGCCGAGTTGCGCGATTTCCTGGTCGGTATGGAACAGCGGCTGATTCAGGGCATGAGCCTGCAGTTCGCTGAAATGGAGCGACGACTCGACGAAAAGATGGACGCTCGCTTCGCCGAGATGGAGCGGCGCATCGACGACAAGATGGACGCCCGCTTCGCCGAGATGGAGCGACGACTCGACGAGAAGATGGACGCTCGCTTCGCCGAGATGGAACGGCGACTCGACGAGAAGATGGACGCCCGTTTCGCTGAAATGGAGCGGCGACTCGACGAGAAGATGGACGCCCGTTTCGCCGAGATGGAGCGGCGACTCGATCAAAAGATGGACGCTCGCTTCGCCGAGTTCCGCTTGGAGATCCAAGACATGCTTGCACGATTCGCCAGGGACATCCTGCAACAAGTCGACAACAAGCTGGCGCCACTTCTGCAGGAGGTCAACGAAATCCATCGAATCCTCCAGCCCTATCAAACGGATTACCATGCGTTCGAGGGCCGACTGTCCATCTGCGAGCGTCGCATCGACCGGCACGGGCAGAAAATCGCTGCCATCGAAGAGCGGCTCGATTTGGGCCTGGACATGGCCACGAATCCCTGACGCCGCCAGCACACAGCCCATTCCCTCCTTGAAGGAACGATGCAATTCCGCCGGGACATCTGGAATACCGCCGCACACGCGAACCTTGTGTTACAATGAAAGATACAGATGATTCTGTATATCATTCTCTGTTCGCGTGGCATTGGGGTGTTGCACCGTTCCACTCAGGGAGGGATGGATGTTGACCGCCGAAAACACACTTCAGATGATTGCGCAGGCCAGGCGGATGCCGCCACCGGCGGCGTACCGCGGCAAATCGTACGTGTCGAGCCCCGAGGCGTACCAAAGGCTGTACCGGCAGTCCATCGAAACGCCGGAGCAGTTCTGGAACCACATTGCAGACGAGTTGCAGTGGCAGGAGCGAGGAGAGACCGTGATCGCCGGAGACATGCCGGACTTCGCGTTCTTCCCAGGCAGCTTCCTGAACGTGTGCGAAAACTGCGTCGATCGCTGGGCCACCCACCCCCTCTCCGCCAACAAAGTGGCGATCTTCTTCGAGGGGGAGAACGGGGATCGCAAGGCCCTCACCTATCGGCAACTGCACGACGAAGTGCAGAAGTGTGCGAACGTCCTCACCTCCCTCGGGCTTCGGCCGGGCGATGTCGTAAGCGTTTACATGCAGAACCTGGCAGAGACGTTTGTCGTGCTGTTGGCGTGTCTGCGCACCGGGATCGTGTACAACACCGTGTTTGCGGGCTTCTCCCCGGAGGCGCTTCGCGAGCGGATCGTCAGCTCGGGCGCCAAGGCCGTCGTGTGCGCGAACGGCAGTTACCGCAGAGGGAAGGTGCTGCGACTCAAGGAGACGGTCGATCGCGCAGTGGAAGGCGTCTCCGGGGTGGAGCACGTGGTGGTCTTCAGGCGCGTGCCGGACCTTGAGACGCCGATGACGCCGGGCCGCGACCTGGACTACGACGAACTGATGGCCGCGGCGCCCCGGGTGCACGCACCGGCCCGCCTGGAGTGCAACGCCCCTGGCCTCCTCATCTTCACCAGCGGCACCAGCGGCAAGCCGAAGGGCATCGTCCACGCGGGCGGCGGGTTCCTGCTCGGCACGTACGCGTACACTAAGTACCAGCTGGACCTGAGCCCGGAGGACGTGTACTGGAACACGGCCGACATCGGCTGGCTGACGTCGCACATCTTCGTCCTGGTCGGGGGCCTGGCGTGCGGCGTCACCACGGTCCTGTACGAGGGCGCACTCGATCACCCGCATCCCGGCCGCCTCTACGAAGTCATCGAACGCTACCGGGTCAACAAGCTTTTCTCCGCCCCGACCGCCTACCGGATGCTGATGAAGCACGGCGAAGAGGTGGCCCGCCGGTTTGACCTCTCGAGCCTCGAGCTGATGGCATCCGTCGGGGAACCGCTCAACCCGGAGGCGTGGCACTGGCTGCACCGGGTGGTCGGCGGCGGACGCGCGGTCATCAACAACACCTGGGGACAGACGGAGACCGGAGGGACCCCGCTGGCGTCGCTGCCCGGCGCCATCGACATGAAACCGGGATCCTGCGGGGTGCCGTTCTTCGGTCACGCCGTCGACGTGGTCGATCCCGCGGGCAACCCCGTCCCGGACGGCGTCCCGGGATACCTGGTGATCCGCAACGTGTTCCCGACCCTGGCGCGAGATGTGTACGGGGACCGGGCTCGATATGTGAACAGCTACTTCTCGCAGATGCCGGGGGTCTACTTCACTGGAGACAGCGCGGTGCGCGACGCGGACGGGCACTACTGGGTGCTGGGCCGGGTGGACGATGTCATCAACGTCTCCGGGCACCGAATCAGCACCATGGAGATGGAGAGCGCCTTGATCCAGCATCCGGCGGTGGTGGAGGCGGCCGTCGTCGGGCAGCCCGACGAGGTGCGCGGGCAAGTCCCGGTGGTCTTCGTCACGCTGGATCGCGGATACGAAGCCGGGCCGGAGCTGGAGGCGTCGCTCAAGGAACAGGTGGTTCGGAACATCGGATCGTTCGCCCGGCCACACCAGGTGTATTTCGTCGACGCGATGCCGAAGACCCGCTCGGGCAAGATCATCCGTCGGATGCTGCGCGAGATCCTGCGCGACGGAGAGGTGCGCGGGGATAAAACGGGCCTGGAGGACGCCGACATCATCGACAAGCTGGTGGCCGACATCACGGAACGATAAAGCTCGAGGGGGCCCGCTCGGATCCGGGTTAGCCCGAGCGGGCCTCCCTCCGATCCAACCACGCCGCCATCCGCGCGGCGTGTCGCCGGCACGCGTGGATACAACGTCTCGGCGATGGACCCCCTTCAATGTTCCATTACCTGGCGCTGCTGGGCCATCACGGAGCGATGGGAGGGCATCAGCAGCGTGGCCGCCAGGGAGATGACGGCCGCAGCGACGACCAGGGTGAACACCGCGTGAAGGCCATTCTCGAGAAATGCGTGCATCATCTGCACCACCTGCCCGGGCAGGTGCGCCAGGGCGTCCGCGTTGAGCAGCCGGTTGACATTGGTCGCCTGGGCCCGGTAGGCGGGCGGGATGTGCGCGGACGCATAGGCGGCGAGCGCGTGGTTCAAGTACGTGCCGAAGATGGCGACGCCCACCGTCTGGCCAAGGGATCGCATGAACGTGTTCGAAGCCGTGGCCGCGCCGCGCAGATTCCACCCTACCGCCGACTGAATCAGCACCGTCGTCGGCGTGGTCACGAGCCCCATGCCGAGGCCGACCAGGATCATCACGCAGGTGAACACCCAGGCCGGCGTCGACAGGCCTGCGGCGACGAGGACCAGCGTCCCGCACAGGATGGAGACGGCGCCGGCGACGGCGGTGGTCTTCGATCCGATCTTGTACATCACCCGCCCGGCGACGGTCGATCCCACCGGCCACGCCAACGACATGGGCAGCAGGGTGATACCGGAGTTGGTGGCGCTGAACCCGAGGATCCCCTGGATCCACATGGGCAGATAGGCGCTGATGCCGATGAGGACGCAGGCGGTGAAAAAGCCGATCAAGTTCGACACGGCGATGACGCGCATGCCGAAGAGCTTAAGCGGCAGCATGGGCTCGGGCGCCCGGGCCTCCACGAAGAGGAAGGCGGCCAGGCAGACCAGCGCGATCGCAAACAGGACCATCAGCGTCGCGGACGTCCAGGCGTACTTCGTGCCGCCGTTGAGCAGCGCGTACAGGAGGGCGGACATGCCGATGGTAAACAGCACGGCGCCGGCGTAGTCGATGCGCGGTTGCTTCTGGCGGTGGAACGTCTCGTGAAGGAACAGCCACACGAGCGCGATCGACACGATGCCGACCGGAACATTGATGTAGAAGATCCAGCGCCAGGAGACCTGGTCGACAAAGAAGCCCCCGACCAACGGGCCGATCAGGCCGGCGATCCCCCAGATGGAACTGAACAGGCCCTGCATCTTGGCACGCTGTTCGCCGGGGAACAGATCGCCGATGATGGTGAAGGTTATGGGCATCACGGCGCCGGCGCCAACCCCCTGAAAGGCGCGGAACCAGATGAGCTGGGTCATGGACTGCGCGAGGCCGGAGAGGGCTGAGCCGGCCAGGAACAGGATCACGCCGACGGTGAAGACAATGCGCCGGCCAAACAGGTCGGCCAACTTCCCGTAGATGGGAGTCGTGACCGACGTGGTCAGGGTGTACACCGCGAACACCCAGCTGATGAGGTTGAGCCCGCCGAGATCGGCGACGATGCGGGGCATCGCGGTGCCGACGACGGTGACATCGAGGGCGGTGAGCAAGGTGGCGACCATCATGGCGATGGTGACGGCCACTCGGTTGGTCTGTTTGTGCATAGCGTTCCACTCCCGGACAGGTTGACGGCGGCGCTGCGCCCTGTGACGACATCCGGAACGCAGGCCGACAGCCCCATGATAGCAGACCGAGGGCGGAAGCGCATCGCGGGCCTCCGTCCTTTTTCTGCAGCAGGACGGCGATGAGGAGAGGATGTCCAATGATTCGAAGCCATGTCTTCTCGTAGCCTTGTGATTGAAGGAATCTCGCCACAGACACGCGATATATATGGTAGGATCAGTCGCAAGATCAGTCGCGGCAGATTTGGACGGAAAGGTGAACGAGATGGCCCTCATCACGGACATTCACGCCCATGTGCTCCCGGGCGTCGACGACGGCCCGGATGACCTGGAGGCGGCGCAGAAGCTGTTGGCGGCGTTTCAAGAAAGTGGGACAGATAGGGTGTTCTGTACGTCACACCTGCTCAGCCCCCATTTCGACAACAGCCTGGACGGCCTCCGGGCGGCCTACCATGGCCTCACAGAGGGTCTGACCCGGGACGCCATGCCGGCCCTGGCATTTGGCACGGAGCTGCGTATGACCGCGTCGCTGGCGGACCTCTTGCGCATGGGCGAAGTTCCGGCACTGGGGGATTCGCATTATGTCCTGTGTGAATTCCGAAGCGATCACGTCTCCGCCCGCGCCCTGGAGTTGGTTCACGAGTTGGTGGTGCGCGGGTACCAGCCGATCATGGCCCATCCAGAGCGCAACCTGGAGCTGCAGAAGCATCCCGAACGGCTGGACGAGTTGGCGGCTCGCGGCCTCCTGTTCCAGGTGACAGCCCAGTGTTTCGAAGCCGGACCCCACGACGGCCACCCGGGGCAGCGATTGGCGTGGCGAATGCTCGAGGAGGGCCGAGTGACCGTCATCGCTTCGGACGCGCACGATCCCGCGGTCAGGCCACCGGGCCTGCTGCCGGCCTACGAGGCGATCTCGGCCCACGCCGGCGACGCGGTGGCCGAAACGTTGATGCTGAACGCGAACGCCATGTGGGAGGATGAACCCGTCCGGGAGCTGGCTCCCGCTCGGCCCAAGCGCAGCCTGTGGCGGCGCGTCTTCGGCTAGTGCCGGCTAAAATGCCAGCTAAGACGCCGGCTAAGATGCCGGATGGATGCCACCGATGGAGCCGGTGCCACCGGGTCGGACATCAGCGCCTTCCCCAACGCTTCCTGGGGCGGCCCTCTCCCAAAGGTTGCCCCCGGTTTTGGTTGATCCACTGCGCGCGCAGCTCGGCGACACGGGACTGCAGTTCGGCCCGTTCCCCGGCGTCGCTCGCGGTACCCACGAGTTGGAAGTCCTGTCGGCCTGCGCGGCAGTACGGGCACACCGCGGTGTGCTCGTAACTCGCCGTATCTCCCCCGCACGACTGGCAAAAGAAATAGAACACTTTCGTCGCCATCGTGTGACTCCCCTTTCCCTGCACCACAACGTACCTCGTCATCCCGACTGGCACATGGATCTTTTTCTCTACTTCCATATCATACGACAATTCCGTTGTCGAAAGCTGTCGGTTGTGGAAGATCCCTGTGACTTTCCCCTACAATTCACTCACGGATCAGGTTTGTGCGCTTCGGAACAGAGGCATCTTCAACAAGGGGCCCATACACGGGTGGGGGCACCGGGTCATCCGAAATAAAAATGGGTTGTCAATGGGGGGTTCATGGGTTATGAATGGGTTGTAAATGGGTGAAATGGGGGCCTGCTGGAACCACCGTCCAGGTGGTAATGTACGATTTGTGCTGAATCGACCGGGATCGTCTGCAGAGAACATCAGATTTGGCTTTATGCGGACAGGCCTGGGCGTTCATAGCAACCGTTTAGTATTTAACGCGGTGAACCGGGGACAGCGCCAGCGCTGATAAATTCAATTCGCCACCTTATTCGTCCGACGTGGGCCTGGATTACGTCAAAACGTCGTTTATCGTGCCGTCGCCCCGGCCCAATAACACCGAATCGTTTTCAATCGCGGCCGCGCACCCGCCGGGCAAGCCGTCGCACACCTTCGGTGCAAGCCATCGCGCACCTTCTGCGCACCCACATCCCACCATCCCATCTTCACCGTTCCTTCAAGGAGGGACGCCGCCATGACCATCCTGCTCCGATCCGTGGAGCTCAAATCCGAATTGCCTGCCTCCACGTACCCCTTCTCCCTGCCTGTGGTGCGCCACCTGGGCACCTTGACATTCACCGCGCCGGTGACTCTGTTCGTCGGTGAGAACGGCAGCGGGAAGTCGACCATACTGGAGGCCATCGCGGCGGCCGTTGGATCCATCACCGTCGGGGCGGACACCGTCGAGATGGATCCCGACCTTCAGCCCGCTCGCAGGCTGGCGGACGCGATGCGGTTGGTCTGGAGCAAGCGCACGCGGCGGGGGTTTTTCCTGAGGGCGGAGGACTTCCTGGGTTACGTGCGGCGGATGCAGTCCCTGCGCCGCGATCTGGCGCAGGGCGCGGCCGAGATGGAACGGCGGTACGCCGGGCGGGGACTTGCGGTATCCCTCGGGAAGATGCCCATGGAGGGATCCCTGGCGGCGATGCGAGAGAAGTACGGAGAAGGGCTGGAGACGAGATCGCACGGAGAGAGCTTTCTCGACCTCTTCCAGGCTCGCCTCCAACCGGGCGGCCTGTACCTGCTCGACGAGCCGGAGACCCCACTTTCGCCGCTGAAACAACTGTCCCTGCTCCGGATGTTCCACGACGCGGTCACATCCGGCGCCCAATTCATCATCGCCACACACTCCCCCATCCTCATGGCCTACCCAGGGGCGTGCATCCTCAACTTCGACACCGTGCCCCCGAGCCCAGCCGCGTACGACGACCTGGAGCACGTGCGGATCCTGCGGGACTTTCTCAACCACCGCGACGCTTTTCTCAAACCTCTGTTCGATCCGCTGGATCCCTGATCCCTTCGCTCCCATCCG includes the following:
- a CDS encoding chloride channel protein codes for the protein MTGNIRCREPIIMCAALIRGLAAGAMVGAMVGTASSAFLLTLSWSIAQVAALPPWMRPPLLPVAGLVNGVLLYYGYRRGAAPGDDVVAAVHQRSGWMPLHTVLIKPVAAIVTLACGGSAGREGPCVHIAATLASALAQALRLDSERCRQLVRCAVGAAFTSVFGTPVAGAVYGTEMMTMGQLQYDALFPTLVASVTSYQVSRSLGISYTAHPILTGMGLHGDLWAEGIVFGLLCGLIAWLFITSCESMSTAFLRLQRLWSLWPPVLPLAGGALLALLSLVLPNDALGLSLPLMDRALQGDVVGSLDFFWKLLFVSITLGSGFYGGIATPQLVIGAAVGDTLGHLFHISPALGAAMGAMAVLASASNTPLTAIAMGFEWFGAPAGVYTCTAALAAYLVVGHRSVYGNQVVAGSKSRWLAVQPGVPVNQQQVRMTGRGAKAGFRLDPDQEAQDISCT
- a CDS encoding thiamine pyrophosphate-dependent dehydrogenase E1 component subunit alpha codes for the protein MAIPVEKLKWMYETMVKIRIYEETMVSVYAEGKTPVFNIGAGPVPGEMHLAAGQEPVAAGVCAHLRPDDTVTAPHRPHHHAIAKGVDLRRMTAEIFGKETGLGKGKGGHMHLFDPAVKFSCGGIIAAGVPHAVGAALAAKMQGKDAVAVAFIGEGAANAGAFHEALNLAALWKLPVVVVIEDNRYGISVPKEASTAVASNADRGSAYGIPAVFVKDNDVLATYEAAGEAVARARRGEGPSLVEIETYRYLGHFQGDPEVYRDKGEVPALRDRDPILRLRQHLLQQGLVSEADLADLEARARAAVEDAYQFARESAYPRPEAALEDLFEPAPADVQLAQ
- a CDS encoding MDR family MFS transporter, which gives rise to MHKQTNRVAVTIAMMVATLLTALDVTVVGTAMPRIVADLGGLNLISWVFAVYTLTTSVTTPIYGKLADLFGRRIVFTVGVILFLAGSALSGLAQSMTQLIWFRAFQGVGAGAVMPITFTIIGDLFPGEQRAKMQGLFSSIWGIAGLIGPLVGGFFVDQVSWRWIFYINVPVGIVSIALVWLFLHETFHRQKQPRIDYAGAVLFTIGMSALLYALLNGGTKYAWTSATLMVLFAIALVCLAAFLFVEARAPEPMLPLKLFGMRVIAVSNLIGFFTACVLIGISAYLPMWIQGILGFSATNSGITLLPMSLAWPVGSTVAGRVMYKIGSKTTAVAGAVSILCGTLVLVAAGLSTPAWVFTCVMILVGLGMGLVTTPTTVLIQSAVGWNLRGAATASNTFMRSLGQTVGVAIFGTYLNHALAAYASAHIPPAYRAQATNVNRLLNADALAHLPGQVVQMMHAFLENGLHAVFTLVVAAAVISLAATLLMPSHRSVMAQQRQVMEH
- a CDS encoding dihydrolipoamide acetyltransferase family protein, which translates into the protein MKEVRMPQTTDEPLESLVVFWYKSEGEWIDEGEALLEVQTEKATYDVPAPASGFVRDIRVRRGEAAPVGAVLAYIDAGAAERGGADRVPAGAANTVDMPTGTDSGGSTALGTGAVSPAAAAPSSPGSFVQAPPRMRRLAAELGVDLAAIQGTGPNGRITEEDVRRAAESGDGPDRSTGMVAGDTVLPLTPTRRTIARRMTESLQQSAQLTLTAWADVTDLAGQRDRLAPGIGWNTWVMRAAVLALREHPDVNVSWSEAGIVRHAQIHLGMAVDTPAGLVVPVIREADQHSLSGLQETAETLVEAARSGRLTFAQMSGGTFTVSNLGPFGIAFFTPILNPPESAILGVGRAEQHVVLVNGAVQAAWRLPLSLTIDHRVIDGAPAARFLQTVCRLLAEPEGLL
- a CDS encoding alpha-ketoacid dehydrogenase subunit beta, which encodes MSIGTKRMLTGNKAMAEAIRQEMERDPNVFVMGEDVGVYGGIFGSTEGLFERFGPERVRDTPISETGFIGAAIGAAAEGMRPVVELMFVDFFGVCMDQIYNHMAKIHYMSGGSVKLPMVLMTAVGGGYNDAAQHSQTLYATFAHVPGLKVVAPSTPYDLKGMMISAIRDDNPVLFMFHKALQGLGWMDPLDAAIGPVPEEPYTVPLDKAKVVREGSDVTIVGIQMMTHAALAAAERLATDGVEAEVIDLRSLAPLDKTTILESVRKTHRLLVVDEDYLSYGMTAEVAAVVAEEALYDLDAPIRRLAVPDVPIPYSRPLEQFVLPNAGKVYEAAKQLVAR
- the acs gene encoding acetate--CoA ligase — protein: MLTAENTLQMIAQARRMPPPAAYRGKSYVSSPEAYQRLYRQSIETPEQFWNHIADELQWQERGETVIAGDMPDFAFFPGSFLNVCENCVDRWATHPLSANKVAIFFEGENGDRKALTYRQLHDEVQKCANVLTSLGLRPGDVVSVYMQNLAETFVVLLACLRTGIVYNTVFAGFSPEALRERIVSSGAKAVVCANGSYRRGKVLRLKETVDRAVEGVSGVEHVVVFRRVPDLETPMTPGRDLDYDELMAAAPRVHAPARLECNAPGLLIFTSGTSGKPKGIVHAGGGFLLGTYAYTKYQLDLSPEDVYWNTADIGWLTSHIFVLVGGLACGVTTVLYEGALDHPHPGRLYEVIERYRVNKLFSAPTAYRMLMKHGEEVARRFDLSSLELMASVGEPLNPEAWHWLHRVVGGGRAVINNTWGQTETGGTPLASLPGAIDMKPGSCGVPFFGHAVDVVDPAGNPVPDGVPGYLVIRNVFPTLARDVYGDRARYVNSYFSQMPGVYFTGDSAVRDADGHYWVLGRVDDVINVSGHRISTMEMESALIQHPAVVEAAVVGQPDEVRGQVPVVFVTLDRGYEAGPELEASLKEQVVRNIGSFARPHQVYFVDAMPKTRSGKIIRRMLREILRDGEVRGDKTGLEDADIIDKLVADITER
- a CDS encoding tyrosine-protein phosphatase, with translation MALITDIHAHVLPGVDDGPDDLEAAQKLLAAFQESGTDRVFCTSHLLSPHFDNSLDGLRAAYHGLTEGLTRDAMPALAFGTELRMTASLADLLRMGEVPALGDSHYVLCEFRSDHVSARALELVHELVVRGYQPIMAHPERNLELQKHPERLDELAARGLLFQVTAQCFEAGPHDGHPGQRLAWRMLEEGRVTVIASDAHDPAVRPPGLLPAYEAISAHAGDAVAETLMLNANAMWEDEPVRELAPARPKRSLWRRVFG
- a CDS encoding AAA family ATPase, with protein sequence MTILLRSVELKSELPASTYPFSLPVVRHLGTLTFTAPVTLFVGENGSGKSTILEAIAAAVGSITVGADTVEMDPDLQPARRLADAMRLVWSKRTRRGFFLRAEDFLGYVRRMQSLRRDLAQGAAEMERRYAGRGLAVSLGKMPMEGSLAAMREKYGEGLETRSHGESFLDLFQARLQPGGLYLLDEPETPLSPLKQLSLLRMFHDAVTSGAQFIIATHSPILMAYPGACILNFDTVPPSPAAYDDLEHVRILRDFLNHRDAFLKPLFDPLDP